The Klebsiella aerogenes KCTC 2190 region AATCATGGCAACGCCATGGTGACTTAATCATCATAAATTTACTTTTCGGCGAGAGGTCAACAGGTATGACCATTACATGGGGTCGACTACATGACTATTACGACACAACAAAACAGACAAGAAATAGCTATTTTAGATAATAATTTTTATTCATGCTATGCTCTTAAAAGCATCTTTCATGAAATTAAATTTGCGGACGGTATACTCCTGTATAATGATGTCCATGAATTGATCGAGGCATTATCTAAGCCCAATAGCATTTGCAAGGTAATATTAACTTTTGACATTGTTAACTTTAATACTTTTTTTGTGCTCGACTTTCTCATGGACTATTACCCTGCAATAGATATTATTGTTATCATTTGCAGCCCAAACAACAAGATCGTTTCACTTATATTAAGCATGAATGTGAAAATCATACTTTCAGACAATGATAAAGTTTGTTGCTTTTATGATGTTATTTTATTTAGAGTGGGGAACTATTTTCTTAGCCCGGAAATATCTAAAATTCATATTAGTAAAAATTATCGCATTGCTTTTTTTACTAAGACGGAGAGGTTTGTACTTAATTGTTTA contains the following coding sequences:
- a CDS encoding helix-turn-helix domain-containing protein; this encodes MTITTQQNRQEIAILDNNFYSCYALKSIFHEIKFADGILLYNDVHELIEALSKPNSICKVILTFDIVNFNTFFVLDFLMDYYPAIDIIVIICSPNNKIVSLILSMNVKIILSDNDKVCCFYDVILFRVGNYFLSPEISKIHISKNYRIAFFTKTERFVLNCLLMGETPALIAATKNVSVKTISSHKLRAFKKIKISRLSELYSHH